Proteins from one Melospiza melodia melodia isolate bMelMel2 chromosome 18, bMelMel2.pri, whole genome shotgun sequence genomic window:
- the PERCC1 gene encoding protein PERCC1: MAAGVIQPLAELRLPSPFPHGLLLPTHPEPDFPDLSEEEEEEEEEEEEEEEEDVEAVEGSVRPELAGVSSTAETTLRLLKFSELISCDIQRYFGRRGREEAAGSRPVPADWGSAPSAPAVPEAPRGGPGAAHRLGPLAELFEYGVHRCLPGGRSQRLERKYGHITPMHRRKLPPSFWKEPGPAGLLHSGTPDFSDLLATWTVEPGPEPAGAGRELLGRPGLEAEPFAGL, translated from the coding sequence ATGGCCGCGGGTGTCATCCAGCCCCTGGCCGAGCTGCGGCTGCCCTCGCCCTTCCCGCACGGCCTCCTGCTGCCCACGCACCCTGAGCCCGACTTCCCCGACCTCtccgaggaggaggaagaagaggaggaagaagaagaggaggaagaagaggaggacgtGGAAGCAGTGGAGGGGAGCGTGCGGCCGGAGCTGGCCGGAGTCTCCAGCACTGCCGAGACCACGCTGCGTCTCCTCAAGTTCTCGGAGCTCATCAGCTGCGACATCCAGCGCTATttcgggcggcggggccgggaggaGGCGGCCGGGAGCCGCCCGGTGCCCGCGGACTGGGGCTCGGCCCCGAGCGCTCCGGCCGTGCCCGAGGCCCCGCGGGGCGGCCCGGGCGCCGCGCACAGGCTGGGCCCGCTGGCCGAGCTCTTCGAGTACGGCGTGCACCGCTGCCTGCCCGGCGGCCGGAGCCAGCGCCTGGAGAGGAAGTACGGCCACATCACCCCCATGCACCGCAGGAAGCTGCCGCCCTCCTTCTGGAAAGAGCCGGGCCCCGCCGGCCTGCTCCACAGCGGCACCCCCGACTTCAGCGACCTGCTGGCCACCTGGACCGTGgagccggggccggagccggcgggcgcggggcgggagCTGCTGGGCCGCCCGGGGCTGGAGGCAGAGCCCTTCGCGGGGCTGTGA
- the LUC7L gene encoding putative RNA-binding protein Luc7-like 1 isoform X1: protein MSAQAQMRALLDQLMGTARDGDETRQRVKFTDDRVCKSHLLDCCPHDILAGTRMDLGECTKIHDLALRADYEIASKERDLFFELDAMDHLESFIAECDRRTELAKKRLAETQEEISAEVSAKAEKVHELNEDIGKLLAKAEQLGAEGNVDESQKILMEVEKVRAKKKEAEEEYRNSMPASSFQQQKLRVCEVCSAYLGLHDNDRRLADHFGGKLHLGFIQIREKLDQLRKTVAEKQEKRNQDRLRRREEREREERMGRRSGSRNRDRRRSRSRERRRRRSRSASRERRKSRSRSRDRHRRHRSRSRSHSRGHRRGSRDRSSKHKSSRDRSSREKSRDRERKEKSSSERRHESTNGKSRSKRSEEREAGEI from the exons ATGTCGGCCCAGGCACAGATGCGGGCCCTGCTGGACCAGCTCATGGGCACGGCCCGGGACG GGGATGAAACCAGACAAAGGGTGAAGTTTACAGACGACCGTGTGTGCAAGAGCCACCTGCTGGATTGCTGTCCCCACGATATCCTGGCTGGAACA AGAATGGACCTGGGAGAATGTACAAAGATCCATGACTTGGCTCTGAGAGCAGATTATGAGATTGCAAGTAAAGAGAGAGACCTGTTTTTTGAGCTGGAT GCCATGGATCACCTGGAATCCTTCATTGCAGAGTGTGACAGGAGAACAGAACTGGCCAAGAAACGCCTGGCTGAGACACAGGAGGAGATCAGTGCTGAAGTGTCTGCAAAG GCAGAGAAAGTCCATGAGCTGAATGAAGATATTGGAAAACTCCTAGctaaagcagagcagctgggagctgaagGAAATGTTGATGAGTCTCAGAAGATCCTGATGGAAGTGGAGAAAGTCCGGGCgaaaaagaaagaggcagag GAAGAATACCGAAATTCAATGCCTGCATCCAGTTTCCAGCAGCAGAAGCTGCGTGTGTGTGAAGTCTGTTCAGCATATCTGGGTCTCCATGACAACGACCGGCGTCTTGCTGACCACTTTGGAGGCAAATTACACTTGGGTTTCATTCAGATTCGTGAGAAACTGGATCAGCTGAGG aaAACAGTGGCAGAAAAGCAAGAGAAGAGAAACCAGGATCGTTTGAGacggagagaggagagagaacgAGAGGAGAGGATGGGCAGACG ATCCGGATCAAGAAACAGAGATCGTCGAAG ATCCCGGTCCCGCGAGCGGAGGCGGAGACGCTCCAGATCAGCCTCCCGGGAGCGGCGGAAGTCGCGCTCGCGCTCCCGGGACCGACACCGGCGCCACCGGAGCCGCTCCCGCAGCCACAGCAGAGGGCACCGCCGGGGCTCCAGAGACAGGAGCTCAAAACACAA ATCTTCTAGAGATCGATCTTCAAGAGAAAAGTCCCGAGAcagagagaggaaagagaagagCTCTTCTGAGAGGAGGCACGAGAGCACAAATGGCAAATCTCGTTCCAAGAGGTCAGAAGAGAGAGAAGCTGGCGAGATTTGA
- the LUC7L gene encoding putative RNA-binding protein Luc7-like 1 isoform X2, translating into MDLGECTKIHDLALRADYEIASKERDLFFELDAMDHLESFIAECDRRTELAKKRLAETQEEISAEVSAKAEKVHELNEDIGKLLAKAEQLGAEGNVDESQKILMEVEKVRAKKKEAEEEYRNSMPASSFQQQKLRVCEVCSAYLGLHDNDRRLADHFGGKLHLGFIQIREKLDQLRKTVAEKQEKRNQDRLRRREEREREERMGRRSGSRNRDRRRSRSRERRRRRSRSASRERRKSRSRSRDRHRRHRSRSRSHSRGHRRGSRDRSSKHKSSRDRSSREKSRDRERKEKSSSERRHESTNGKSRSKRSEEREAGEI; encoded by the exons ATGGACCTGGGAGAATGTACAAAGATCCATGACTTGGCTCTGAGAGCAGATTATGAGATTGCAAGTAAAGAGAGAGACCTGTTTTTTGAGCTGGAT GCCATGGATCACCTGGAATCCTTCATTGCAGAGTGTGACAGGAGAACAGAACTGGCCAAGAAACGCCTGGCTGAGACACAGGAGGAGATCAGTGCTGAAGTGTCTGCAAAG GCAGAGAAAGTCCATGAGCTGAATGAAGATATTGGAAAACTCCTAGctaaagcagagcagctgggagctgaagGAAATGTTGATGAGTCTCAGAAGATCCTGATGGAAGTGGAGAAAGTCCGGGCgaaaaagaaagaggcagag GAAGAATACCGAAATTCAATGCCTGCATCCAGTTTCCAGCAGCAGAAGCTGCGTGTGTGTGAAGTCTGTTCAGCATATCTGGGTCTCCATGACAACGACCGGCGTCTTGCTGACCACTTTGGAGGCAAATTACACTTGGGTTTCATTCAGATTCGTGAGAAACTGGATCAGCTGAGG aaAACAGTGGCAGAAAAGCAAGAGAAGAGAAACCAGGATCGTTTGAGacggagagaggagagagaacgAGAGGAGAGGATGGGCAGACG ATCCGGATCAAGAAACAGAGATCGTCGAAG ATCCCGGTCCCGCGAGCGGAGGCGGAGACGCTCCAGATCAGCCTCCCGGGAGCGGCGGAAGTCGCGCTCGCGCTCCCGGGACCGACACCGGCGCCACCGGAGCCGCTCCCGCAGCCACAGCAGAGGGCACCGCCGGGGCTCCAGAGACAGGAGCTCAAAACACAA ATCTTCTAGAGATCGATCTTCAAGAGAAAAGTCCCGAGAcagagagaggaaagagaagagCTCTTCTGAGAGGAGGCACGAGAGCACAAATGGCAAATCTCGTTCCAAGAGGTCAGAAGAGAGAGAAGCTGGCGAGATTTGA